One Onychostoma macrolepis isolate SWU-2019 chromosome 15, ASM1243209v1, whole genome shotgun sequence DNA segment encodes these proteins:
- the msh5 gene encoding LOW QUALITY PROTEIN: mutS protein homolog 5 (The sequence of the model RefSeq protein was modified relative to this genomic sequence to represent the inferred CDS: inserted 2 bases in 1 codon), with the protein MSEASNLQEPESRALSINEVEGDEGNREIFLSVFVQQGQIGLSYYDSCDYTLHFMPDTVDNSDLHLLDRVIQELSPNVLITSAKQEQSLLDFIEKLELNPEYKPEIVMFPNANFGLEISRQRLLSAQIPSLPPTITESEKIPYFSSCIPLDSVLMMRSIGGLLKCLERRRVGLDMEDXAVGVPILQFLAYTVKDVVYIDRDTYSALQIFKSELHPSVFKLQFGEKEGLSLYAVLNRCRSKLGSLLLRQWFHRPTRDLNILKRRQEVIRFFTSPRNFADLNTLQSSLRNIKNISTLLHKMSLANPKVVVWQSLYKTVYNALCVRDIIRSMPQSIQLFSEISQNFTDDLFCIATYISKVVDFEASVAENRFTVRPNVDPVIDEKKRKMMGLPDFLTDVARAELENLDPRFSTCSIIYIPLIGFLLSLPRLPTMLDKQSFEIEGLNFMFLSKDQLHYRSSRTKELDSMLGDLHCDTLDLEMVVMRKLQASVLQRSDCLYRVMSLCAELDCLIALAQASLDHSYCCPTLTSNHRLALIESRHPLLELCTPVFVSNTYISSETEGKVKVITGPNSSGKSIYLKQVGLIVFMALIGSDVPAKEAEIGLVDGIFSRMHSRESVSVGLSTFMLDLNQMTGSLNHSTGDSLVLVDEFGKGTNTVDGLALLTASLNNWMHRGPQCPYLLMSTSFHSLIQLGLISDSPLLDLLTLETAIEGEELVFLYQVKNGVCQSSCAANIATLAGIPDDLVKRGVEVSELYRTGRIIRKMDSPSSDEQYNRCVEVVEKFLSIDLDELDPDSYLKDEVLPTLEEML; encoded by the exons ATGTCTGAAGCCAGTAATTTACAAGAACCAGAAAGTAGAGCTTTGAGTATAAATGAAGTTGAAGGGGATGAGGGAAACCGTGag atttttctgaGTGTATTTGTTCAACAAGGACAAATTGGACTAAGTTATTATGACAGTTGCGATTATACACTGCATTTTATGCCGGACACCGTGGACAACAGCGACCTCCACCTGCTGGATAGAG TCATACAGGAGCTGAGTCCAAACGTCTTAATAACAAGTGCAAAACAAGAGCAGAGCTTGCTCGATTTTATCGAAAAGCTTG AATTAAATCCGGAATATAAGCCTGAAATCGTCAtgtttccaaatgcaaactTTG GTCTGGAGATCAGCAGACAGCGACTCCTCTCAGCACAAATCCCGTCTCTCCCTCCCACCATCACAGAGAGCGAGAAAATCCCGTATTTCTCCTCCTGTATCCCATTAGACTCAGTGCTGATG ATGAGGTCAATAGGAGGGCTGTTGAAGTGTCTGGAGAGGAGGAGAGTTGGCTTAGACATGGAAGA AGCAGTAGGCGTCCCCATATTGCAGTTTTTGGCTTACACAGT GAAAGATGTTGTGTACATCGACAGAGACACATATAG TGCACTCCAGATCTTTAAATCTGAGCTGCATCCATCCGTCTTTAAGCTCCAGTTTGGAGAGAAAGAAGGATTGAGTCTTTATg CTGTTCTGAATCGCTGTCGGAGCAAGTTAGGCTCTCTGCTTTTACG GCAGTGGTTCCACAGACCTACTCGAGATCTAAACATTCTGAAGAGGCGTCAGGAAGTGATCCGTTTCTTCACATCCCCTCGTAACTTTGCTGATCTTAACACTTTGCAGAGTTCCCTGCGGAATATCAAGAACATCTCG ACGCTGCTGCATAAAATGTCTCTCGCTAACCCGAAGGTTGTCGTATGGCAAAGTCTATATAAG ACGGTGTACAATGCATTGTGCGTTAGGGACATCATTCGCTCCATGCCCCAATCCATCCAACTCTTCAGTGAAATCAGTCAAAACTTCACTGATGATCTTTTCTGCATCGCCACATACATCAGTAAAGTG GTGGACTTTGAAGCAAGTGTAGCTGAGAACCGATTCACTGTGAGGCCGAATGTCGATCCTGTTATTGACGAGA AGAAAAGAAAGATGATGGGTCTCCCAGATTTCCTGACAGACGTGGCTCGCGCTGAGCTGGAAAACCTGGACCCTCGCTTCTCCACCTGCAGCATCATCTACATCCCTCTG ATTGGATTTTTACTTTCATTGCCAAGATTACCCACCATGCTGGATAAACAGAGCTTTGAGATTGAGGGTCTTAATTTCATG TTCCTGTCAAAGGACCAACTGCATTACCGCAGCTCTCGAACCAAAGAGCTGGACAGCATGTTGGGAGACCTGCATTGTGACACCTTAg ATCTGGAGATGGTGGTAATGAGGAAGCTTCAGGCCTCAGTGCTTCAGCGGAGCGACTGTTTGTATAGGGTCATGTCTCTGTGTGCAGAGCTGGACTGTCTCATCGCTTTAGCTCAGGCTTCTCTGGATCACAGCTATTGCTGTCCAACCCTGACATCAAACCACAGACTGGCCCTGATTGAGTCACG CCATCCTTTGCTGGAGCTGTGTACTCCAGTATTTGTGTCAAACACCTACATCAGCTCGGAAACTGAAGGCAAAGTGAAAGTTATTACAGGACCAAATTCCTCCGGCAAGAGCATCTATCTAAAACAG GTGGGACTGATTGTGTTCATGGCGCTGATCGGCTCAGATGTTCCTGCTAAAGAGGCAGAGATTGGGCTGGTGGATGGAATCTTCAGCCGCATGCATAGCCGTGAGTCTGTATCAGTGGGTCTGAGCACCTTCATGTTGGACTTGAACCAG ATGACAGGTTCCTTGAACCACAGCACTGGGGATTCTCTTGTTCTAGTGGATGAGTTTGGTAAAGGAACCAACACT GTGGATGGATTGGCTCTCCTGACTGCAAGTCTTAATAACTGGATGCATCGTGGGCCGCAGTGCCCTTACTTACTTATGTCGACATCCTTCCACAGCCTGATACAGCTGGGCTTGATCTCTGATTCTCCACTGCTGGATTTACTG aCACTAGAGACAGCAATAGAAGGAGAAGAGCTGGTGTTTTTGTACCAAGTGAAAAACGGCGTCTGCCAGTCGAGTTGTGCAGCTAATATCGCCACTCTGGCCGGCATTCCTGATGACCTGGTCAAGAGAGGAGTGGAG GTGTCAGAGTTATACAGAACAGGAAGAATCATCAGAAAGATGGACAGCCCATCTTCAGATGAACAGTACAACAG GTGTGTTGAGGTGGTGGAGAAATTCCTCAGTATTGATCTGGATGAGCTGGATCCCGATTCTTACTTGAAAGATGAGGTGCTCCCAACACTTGAAGAGATGCTGTGA
- the lypc gene encoding sperm acrosome membrane-associated protein 4-like, producing MYKTLLNCKGIVWINNWRPRNMSQIFRCILFLCLLPSVVPLFCYTCVFPSISPLDCLKFPTRCPPGQLCLSSKAVGQRGDFQVVLYEKSCILPALCGLTGEKFAMGLNFTFTNDCCDTLLCNGVSSSSAFFLSSTLLSLLLTLFYLQ from the exons ATGTACAAAACTTTACTGAATTGTAAAGGAATTGTGTGGATTAATAATTGGAGACCAAGAAACATGTCTCAAATTTTTAGATGCATTCTCTTCCTTTGTCTTCTCCCATCTGTGG TTCCTCTGTTCTGTTATACATGTGTATTTCCTTCTATCTCACCACTGGACTGTCTCAAGTTCCCAACCAGGTGTCCTCCGGGTCAGCTCTGTCTTTCTAGCAAAGCTGTAGGACAGCGGG GGGACTTTCAGGTCGTCTTGTATGAAAAGAGCTGCATTCTTCCTGCCCTGTGTGGACTCACAGGAGAGAAGTTTGCCATGGGTTTAAACTTCACTTTCACCAATGACTGCTGTGATACTCTACTCTGCAATGGCGTCTCAAGCAGTTCTGCTTTCTTCTTGTCCAGCACCCTGCTCTCACTTCTTCTgacattgttttatttgcagTAA